The Lachnospiraceae bacterium oral taxon 500 genome window below encodes:
- the cadA gene encoding cadmium-translocating P-type ATPase, producing MNKKQKKNLIRIGSTTALMLILHFVPAQGTVKFGLYLIPYLLIGYDILIKAGKGIVNRQPFDESLLMAIATVGAIVLALYRSGDYVEAIAVMLFYQVGEWFQSYAVGKSRKSISDLMDIAPDYANIEDAGGTLTQVDPDDVEIGSVIVIKPGEKVPLDGIVLTGRSSLNTAALTGESLPRDVEKGSEILSGSINLNGLLKVRTTKEFGESTASKILELIEDASSRKSKSEDFITKFARVYTPIVVYAAAALAILPPVFLTLTGGRPLWGEWLYRALTFLIISCPCALVVSIPLSFFAGLGGASKQGILVKGSNYMETLSEVRTIVFDKTGTLTKGTFRVTVIHPEIIDQEKLLHLAAHVERFSTHPIAQSLRDAYPNEQDSCSVENVEEIVGHGIRAAVNGDTVCVGNSKMMDSIGAAWKPCDHIGTIIHVAINGTYVGHIVIADALKEHSRAAIKELKKHGVRKTIMLTGDTKDVAEGVGRQLGVDEIHSELLPQDKVSKVETLLAARKNKRERLAFVGDGMNDAPVLSRADIGIAMGGVGSDAAIEAADVVLMDDDPYKIPMAIRISRKCLRIVKENIWLAIGVKSLVLILGALGFANMWAAVFADVGVTILAVLNATRSMYFNFRQPQNG from the coding sequence GTGAATAAAAAACAAAAGAAAAATCTGATCCGGATCGGCAGCACGACAGCCCTAATGCTTATCCTGCATTTTGTACCGGCGCAGGGAACGGTAAAGTTCGGCCTGTATCTGATTCCGTATCTGCTGATCGGATATGACATCTTAATCAAGGCCGGGAAAGGGATCGTCAATCGGCAGCCCTTTGACGAAAGCCTGCTGATGGCAATCGCGACTGTCGGCGCCATTGTTCTTGCTCTTTATCGGAGCGGCGACTATGTGGAAGCGATTGCTGTTATGCTTTTTTATCAGGTGGGCGAATGGTTCCAGAGTTATGCGGTCGGCAAAAGCCGCAAGAGCATTTCCGATCTGATGGATATTGCACCGGATTATGCTAATATCGAGGACGCTGGCGGAACACTCACGCAGGTCGACCCAGATGATGTCGAAATCGGTTCCGTCATTGTCATTAAACCCGGTGAAAAAGTGCCGCTGGACGGTATCGTACTGACCGGGCGTTCCTCCCTGAATACAGCCGCGCTGACCGGCGAATCTCTGCCCCGAGACGTGGAAAAAGGCTCCGAGATTCTTTCCGGCAGCATCAATTTAAACGGACTGCTCAAGGTCAGGACAACCAAAGAGTTCGGCGAATCAACCGCATCTAAGATTCTGGAACTGATTGAGGATGCCAGTTCCCGCAAATCCAAGTCGGAAGATTTTATTACCAAGTTTGCCCGGGTTTACACCCCGATCGTAGTGTATGCTGCCGCGGCGCTTGCCATTCTTCCTCCGGTATTTCTGACACTGACCGGCGGCCGGCCGCTGTGGGGCGAGTGGCTTTACCGGGCACTTACCTTTCTGATTATCAGCTGTCCCTGCGCACTGGTCGTTTCCATCCCGCTGTCCTTTTTTGCCGGACTTGGCGGCGCCAGCAAACAGGGCATTCTGGTCAAAGGCTCCAATTATATGGAGACACTGTCGGAGGTCAGAACCATTGTGTTTGACAAAACCGGCACCCTGACAAAGGGAACATTCCGTGTCACCGTCATCCACCCCGAAATCATTGATCAGGAAAAGCTGCTCCATTTAGCCGCTCATGTTGAACGCTTCTCAACTCATCCGATTGCCCAATCGCTGCGCGATGCCTATCCGAATGAACAAGACAGCTGCAGCGTGGAAAATGTAGAGGAAATTGTCGGACACGGCATCCGGGCGGCGGTCAACGGCGATACGGTCTGCGTTGGTAATTCCAAAATGATGGATTCCATCGGTGCGGCATGGAAGCCCTGCGACCATATCGGCACGATTATTCATGTCGCCATCAACGGTACCTATGTCGGACATATCGTGATTGCCGATGCGCTCAAAGAACACAGCCGGGCCGCCATCAAGGAACTGAAAAAGCATGGCGTACGCAAAACCATTATGCTGACCGGCGATACCAAAGATGTGGCCGAGGGTGTCGGCCGGCAGCTGGGAGTTGATGAAATCCACAGCGAACTTCTGCCGCAGGATAAGGTCAGCAAGGTGGAAACGCTGCTTGCAGCCAGAAAAAATAAAAGAGAAAGGCTGGCTTTCGTCGGCGACGGAATGAATGATGCGCCGGTTCTGTCCCGGGCTGATATCGGCATTGCAATGGGCGGTGTAGGCAGCGATGCCGCAATCGAAGCGGCAGACGTTGTCCTGATGGATGATGACCCTTATAAAATCCCAATGGCCATCCGCATCTCCAGAAAATGCCTCCGCATTGTCAAAGAGAATATTTGGCTCGCTATCGGTGTCAAGAGTCTGGTTCTAATTTTGGGTGCTCTCGGATTCGCCAATATGTGGGCCGCCGTTTTTGCGGATGTCGGCGTAACCATCCTCGCCGTTCTGAACGCAACCCGAAGCATGTATTTCAACTTCCGCCAGCCGCAAAACGGATAG
- a CDS encoding ArsR family transcriptional regulator yields MKEIKLPHQHHSEEENRAILEKIPDEKTISAVADAMKHLGDPTRLRIFWLLCHTEECVIDIAALVSMSSPAVSHHLRILKTAGLASVRRDGKEVYYKAVDSPMVRQLHDTIEEIAEIHCPGK; encoded by the coding sequence ATGAAAGAAATAAAATTACCTCACCAGCATCATTCCGAAGAAGAAAATAGGGCAATTCTTGAAAAGATACCTGACGAAAAGACTATTTCCGCGGTAGCGGACGCAATGAAGCATCTCGGTGACCCGACGCGGCTTCGCATTTTCTGGCTGCTTTGTCATACGGAGGAATGCGTGATTGATATTGCGGCGCTGGTTTCCATGTCATCGCCGGCGGTATCGCATCATCTCCGCATTTTAAAGACAGCCGGGCTGGCATCCGTCCGCCGTGACGGCAAAGAAGTATATTACAAAGCGGTTGATTCTCCGATGGTTCGTCAGCTTCATGATACCATTGAAGAAATTGCCGAAATTCATTGCCCCGGGAAATAA
- a CDS encoding glycogen phosphorylase has product MDRLTVTKESFKQAIFENIKNLFRTTIDDVTEQQLFQAVAYSVRDIIVDEWIATHRTYEAEDAKIVYYMSMEFLMGRALGNNIINLRCDKVVREVLDELGFDLNVLEDQEPDAGLGNGGLGRLAACFLDSLASLEYPAYGCGIRYRYGIFEQKIIDGYQVEKPDEWLKNGNPFEIRRPEYGVEVKFGGNVRMAKQENGKEKFVQENYQSVMAIPYDVPIVGYNNSTINTLRLWDAEAVHSFDLEMFDRGEYNKAREAQNLARTIVEVLYPNDNHVQGKELRLKQQYFFISATLQTAVNKFKKKYKDFKKLPSKVTFHINDTHPSLAVPELMRILVDDEGLEWAEAWAIVTQCCAYTNHTIMSEALEKWPIEIFSRLLPRIYQIVEEINRRFCAQVIDKFGDDSQLLRRMAIVADGQVKMAHLAIVGSYSVNGVARLHTEILKKEALKDFYAMYPEKFNNKTNGITQRRFLLHGNPKLAEWITDKIGDGWVMDLPHLKKLMDYVDDEKALKDFSRIKYENKERLAKYIKEHNNVEVDPRSIFDVQVKRLHEYKRQLMLALYIMHLYNCLRDNPHLDIMPRTFIMGAKAAPGYHRAKKIIKLINSIGDVINNDPSINNKLKVVFIENYNVSNAEIIFAAADVSEQISTASKEASGTGNMKFMLNGAVTLGTMDGANIEIVEEAGAENAFIFGMSSDEVIRLQHEGSYDPWEIYNSNQEIRRVVMQLINGFYSPENPELFREIYDSLLNGGGEPADQYFILRDLPSYIEAQARVDKEFRNAGEWAKKTLINTANAGKFSSDRTIEEYAQEIWHLKKVKVRIPGEE; this is encoded by the coding sequence ATGGATCGATTAACCGTAACCAAGGAAAGTTTTAAACAGGCAATATTCGAGAATATCAAGAACCTTTTCAGAACGACGATCGACGATGTGACGGAACAGCAGCTGTTTCAGGCGGTGGCTTATTCGGTCAGAGACATTATTGTAGACGAATGGATTGCGACCCACAGAACATACGAGGCAGAAGACGCTAAAATAGTATACTATATGTCAATGGAATTTTTAATGGGACGGGCACTGGGCAACAATATCATCAATCTGCGCTGCGACAAGGTCGTGCGCGAGGTCTTGGATGAGTTGGGCTTTGATTTGAATGTGCTGGAAGACCAGGAACCGGATGCGGGCCTTGGTAACGGTGGCTTGGGGCGACTGGCTGCCTGCTTTTTGGACTCGTTGGCCAGCCTGGAATATCCGGCTTATGGCTGCGGTATCCGCTATCGCTACGGTATTTTTGAACAGAAAATTATTGACGGCTATCAGGTAGAAAAGCCGGACGAATGGCTCAAAAACGGCAATCCCTTTGAAATTCGCCGGCCGGAATACGGTGTTGAAGTCAAGTTCGGCGGCAATGTCCGCATGGCCAAGCAGGAAAACGGCAAGGAAAAGTTTGTTCAGGAAAACTATCAGTCGGTCATGGCCATTCCCTATGACGTGCCGATTGTCGGTTATAACAACAGTACGATTAATACGCTCCGGCTGTGGGATGCCGAAGCGGTACACAGCTTTGATTTGGAAATGTTTGATCGGGGCGAATACAATAAGGCCAGAGAAGCGCAAAACCTGGCCAGAACGATTGTCGAAGTGCTTTATCCGAACGACAACCACGTTCAGGGTAAGGAACTGCGCCTGAAACAGCAGTATTTCTTTATTTCCGCAACTTTGCAGACGGCGGTCAATAAGTTTAAGAAAAAGTACAAAGATTTTAAAAAGCTGCCGAGCAAGGTGACCTTCCATATCAACGATACTCACCCGTCACTGGCTGTGCCGGAATTGATGCGGATTTTGGTTGATGATGAGGGTTTGGAATGGGCAGAGGCTTGGGCAATCGTTACCCAGTGCTGCGCCTATACCAACCATACCATTATGAGCGAAGCCTTGGAAAAATGGCCGATTGAGATTTTCAGCCGCCTGCTGCCGCGCATTTATCAGATCGTGGAAGAAATTAACCGCCGCTTCTGCGCGCAGGTGATTGACAAGTTCGGTGATGACAGTCAGCTGCTCAGAAGAATGGCAATCGTCGCGGACGGTCAGGTTAAGATGGCGCATTTGGCCATTGTCGGCAGTTATTCGGTCAACGGCGTGGCCAGACTTCATACCGAGATTTTGAAAAAAGAAGCGCTCAAAGATTTTTATGCCATGTATCCGGAAAAGTTTAACAACAAGACCAACGGCATTACGCAAAGACGTTTCCTGCTGCACGGCAATCCGAAGCTGGCCGAATGGATTACCGACAAGATCGGCGATGGCTGGGTCATGGATTTACCGCATTTGAAAAAGCTGATGGATTACGTCGATGATGAAAAGGCGCTCAAGGATTTCAGCCGGATTAAATACGAAAACAAGGAAAGATTGGCCAAATATATTAAAGAGCATAATAATGTCGAGGTTGATCCCCGCTCCATTTTTGATGTTCAGGTTAAGCGTCTGCACGAGTACAAAAGACAGTTGATGCTGGCGCTGTACATTATGCATTTGTATAACTGCTTGCGCGATAATCCGCATCTGGATATTATGCCGCGTACCTTTATTATGGGTGCGAAAGCGGCGCCGGGCTATCATCGGGCCAAGAAGATTATTAAGCTGATTAACAGTATCGGCGATGTGATTAATAATGATCCGAGCATCAACAACAAGCTGAAGGTTGTTTTTATTGAAAACTATAATGTGTCCAATGCTGAAATCATTTTTGCGGCGGCTGATGTGTCGGAGCAGATTTCAACGGCATCCAAGGAAGCGTCCGGTACCGGCAACATGAAGTTTATGCTTAATGGTGCGGTAACGCTGGGCACGATGGATGGAGCTAATATTGAGATTGTTGAGGAAGCCGGAGCGGAAAATGCGTTTATTTTCGGTATGAGCAGCGATGAGGTCATTCGTTTGCAGCATGAGGGCAGCTATGATCCGTGGGAGATTTATAACTCCAATCAGGAAATTCGGCGGGTGGTTATGCAGCTGATTAATGGCTTCTATTCGCCGGAAAATCCGGAGCTGTTCCGGGAAATTTATGACTCGCTCCTCAACGGCGGCGGCGAACCGGCAGATCAATACTTTATTTTAAGAGATTTGCCCAGCTATATTGAAGCGCAGGCCAGAGTGGATAAGGAGTTCCGCAACGCCGGTGAATGGGCGAAGAAAACCTTAATCAATACGGCGAACGCCGGTAAGTTTTCTTCGGACAGAACGATTGAAGAATACGCTCAGGAAATTTGGCATTTGAAAAAGGTGAAGGTTAGAATTCCGGGCGAGGAATAG
- a CDS encoding rod shape-determining protein (functions in MreBCD complex in some organisms), giving the protein MFNSDLGIDLGTANVIVYISGKGVVLREPSVVAFDKNTNKILAVGSEARHMLGRTPGHIVAVRPLREGVISDYTVTEKMLKYFINKALGRRLRKPHITVCVPSGVTEVEKKAVEDATYDAGARKVRIIEEPIAAAIGAGIDISKPYGSMVVDIGGGTTDVAVISLGGAVVSTSLKIAGDNFDEALIRYMRKKHNLLIGERTAEDIKINIGTAFERPEPLEMDVKGRNLVTGLPKTVVVNSEETAEALKETTSSIVDIVHSVLEKTPPELAADIAERGIVLTGGGSMLHGLDSLIQSKTNINVVSADDPLSCVAIGTGKYVDYLAKHPY; this is encoded by the coding sequence ATGTTTAATTCAGATTTGGGAATTGATTTGGGTACGGCCAATGTGATCGTATATATCAGCGGCAAAGGGGTTGTTTTAAGAGAACCTTCGGTCGTTGCCTTTGATAAAAATACCAATAAGATTTTGGCGGTCGGCAGCGAAGCCCGGCATATGCTGGGGCGGACACCGGGACATATCGTAGCGGTGCGGCCGCTGCGGGAAGGTGTGATTTCTGATTACACGGTCACGGAAAAAATGCTGAAATATTTTATTAATAAGGCGTTGGGACGCCGGCTGCGCAAGCCGCATATCACTGTCTGTGTACCCAGCGGTGTAACCGAAGTGGAAAAGAAAGCGGTTGAGGATGCTACTTATGATGCCGGTGCCCGCAAGGTCAGAATCATTGAAGAGCCAATCGCTGCGGCCATTGGTGCGGGCATTGATATCAGTAAGCCCTATGGCAGTATGGTGGTGGATATCGGCGGCGGTACAACCGATGTGGCCGTGATTTCGCTGGGCGGCGCGGTGGTATCAACTTCGCTTAAGATTGCCGGCGATAACTTTGATGAGGCGCTTATCCGGTATATGCGTAAAAAGCATAATTTGCTGATCGGCGAAAGAACAGCCGAGGATATCAAAATCAATATCGGTACGGCTTTTGAGCGGCCGGAGCCGCTGGAGATGGATGTCAAGGGTCGGAATCTGGTCACGGGTCTGCCCAAGACGGTGGTGGTCAACAGCGAAGAAACCGCCGAAGCGCTCAAAGAAACGACGTCTTCGATTGTGGATATTGTTCATTCAGTATTGGAAAAAACGCCGCCGGAATTGGCGGCCGATATTGCCGAGCGCGGCATTGTCCTGACCGGTGGCGGCAGTATGCTGCATGGTTTGGATTCGCTGATTCAGTCCAAGACGAATATTAATGTCGTTTCGGCTGATGATCCGTTGAGCTGCGTAGCGATCGGCACCGGAAAATATGTGGATTATTTGGCCAAGCATCCGTATTGA
- the flgG gene encoding flagellar basal-body rod protein FlgG: MMRSLWTAATGMTAQQLQVDTIANNLANINTVGFKRERIEFKSLIYENLREATANDRGDGKPVNLLAGHGVRPVATSKSFTQGNIERTDNPLDVGIEGDGFYVIQLPNGEHRYTKDGTLKLSLAEEGLMITNADGYPVLDTEDQPILLNRDTYLANISVAENGALSYKRNGANEDLGVRFQLVQFNNPLGLKSVGGTLFDTTAASGEPLKETENEGLKKSRFMQGTLERSNVNAVDEMVNLIVAQRAYEINSKAIQTSDDMLGIANQLKR; encoded by the coding sequence ATGATGAGATCATTGTGGACGGCGGCGACCGGAATGACTGCGCAGCAGTTACAGGTGGACACCATTGCCAACAATCTGGCGAATATTAATACGGTTGGCTTTAAAAGAGAGCGGATTGAGTTTAAATCTTTGATTTATGAAAACTTAAGAGAAGCAACCGCCAATGACCGGGGCGACGGCAAGCCGGTTAATTTGCTGGCCGGACATGGTGTGCGGCCGGTGGCGACATCCAAGAGCTTTACACAGGGTAATATTGAAAGAACCGATAATCCGCTGGATGTCGGGATTGAGGGCGATGGTTTTTATGTGATCCAGCTGCCGAACGGGGAGCACCGCTATACCAAGGACGGAACGCTGAAACTGTCTTTGGCCGAAGAGGGCTTGATGATTACCAACGCTGACGGCTATCCGGTTTTGGATACAGAAGATCAGCCGATTCTTTTGAACCGGGATACCTATTTGGCGAATATTTCAGTAGCGGAAAACGGGGCGCTCAGCTATAAGCGGAACGGTGCCAATGAGGATTTGGGCGTTCGTTTCCAGTTGGTGCAGTTTAACAATCCTTTGGGACTGAAATCCGTCGGCGGCACGCTGTTTGACACAACCGCCGCTTCCGGTGAGCCGTTAAAAGAAACGGAAAATGAAGGCTTAAAGAAAAGCCGCTTTATGCAGGGCACCTTGGAGCGTTCCAATGTAAACGCAGTCGATGAAATGGTCAATTTAATCGTGGCGCAGAGAGCGTATGAGATTAACTCAAAAGCGATTCAAACTTCTGATGATATGCTGGGGATTGCCAATCAGTTAAAGAGATAA